The following are encoded together in the Methylomonas methanica MC09 genome:
- a CDS encoding rhodanese-like domain-containing protein, producing MSEEKTLMDFVKQAKSQIHEIEVLEVKSLLDEGYQVLDVREPAEFMSGTIEGALNIPRGILEAAADRQYAGRREELMDRDKKWLLLCASSGRSAMAAAVMQQMGFKHIRNINGGIAAWKAAELAVKIPPQS from the coding sequence ATGAGCGAAGAAAAAACCTTAATGGATTTTGTTAAACAAGCAAAATCACAAATACACGAAATAGAGGTATTAGAGGTTAAATCTCTATTAGATGAAGGCTATCAGGTACTGGATGTGCGCGAACCTGCCGAATTTATGTCAGGTACTATTGAGGGCGCGTTAAATATTCCGCGTGGAATACTAGAAGCGGCGGCAGACCGCCAATACGCAGGTCGTCGTGAAGAACTAATGGATCGTGATAAAAAATGGCTATTACTTTGTGCCAGCTCGGGGCGTTCCGCCATGGCGGCGGCTGTGATGCAACAAATGGGCTTTAAACATATTAGGAATATTAATGGCGGCATTGCAGCCTGGAAAGCGGCCGAATTAGCCGTGAAAATTCCACCACAAAGTTAA
- a CDS encoding DUF4242 domain-containing protein codes for MPKYIIEREIPNAGQLTAAELQQISQKSCCILNDMGPQIQWVESYVTDDKIYCIYIAPDKQSIKTHAERGEFPANSIAEVKTMINPTTAEHNRG; via the coding sequence ATGCCTAAATATATTATTGAACGAGAAATTCCTAATGCAGGCCAATTAACCGCGGCAGAGCTGCAACAAATATCCCAAAAGTCCTGCTGCATTTTGAACGACATGGGGCCGCAAATTCAGTGGGTGGAAAGTTATGTGACAGACGACAAAATCTATTGCATTTACATTGCCCCCGATAAACAAAGCATTAAAACCCATGCGGAGCGTGGTGAGTTTCCGGCCAACTCGATTGCCGAAGTAAAAACCATGATTAATCCAACAACAGCTGAACATAACAGAGGTTAA
- a CDS encoding (4Fe-4S)-binding protein, with product MKIQWDKQTCSHSGNCVKSLPEVFKVVDGQFVIEPDKATDAEVVNVINQCPSGALKRVD from the coding sequence ATGAAAATACAATGGGATAAACAAACATGCTCTCATTCAGGCAACTGCGTCAAATCACTGCCTGAAGTTTTCAAAGTGGTCGACGGACAGTTCGTGATCGAACCGGACAAAGCGACTGACGCTGAAGTCGTTAACGTTATCAATCAATGTCCTTCCGGTGCGCTCAAACGCGTCGACTGA
- a CDS encoding NAD(P)/FAD-dependent oxidoreductase, translated as MTSSTKRIIVVGGGIGGTMTANNLVAKFYPEILKGEIEIMMLSNSPNHIYKPANMYVAFNAFHPHELVRKQRSLLRPEIIFHVDGVESFEFEKNRVLCESGKRYDYEYLVISTGCIPAPERIEGLKEAGDHFYQTKAAQQLAQKLRTIQEGRIFITVNFPKTPNVPHQCGIAPIETTLMLDEYLRKRGVRDRVEIIYSYPTVSQLLRNCLFLQKPTCDVLPTIFDSKNIKYQRGFTLDKVDPEAKIAYSEEGKSQEFDILMATPPIRAVDAVINSGKSQAQNNEGWLPTDFETLKMYGTDNVYVMGDTVDLPVSKAGGTCHNQSPVIVENIASEIRRGYTSAIYDGKVQAIAQMGLEAGMPLWYDYKHDVQVAPPTKLGGLMRKTFNRGIYWAVARGIV; from the coding sequence ATGACTAGCTCAACAAAGCGCATTATCGTCGTTGGCGGCGGGATAGGCGGCACCATGACCGCCAATAATTTAGTCGCTAAGTTTTATCCGGAAATCCTAAAAGGGGAAATTGAGATCATGATGCTCTCAAATTCCCCTAACCATATTTACAAGCCGGCCAATATGTATGTGGCTTTCAATGCTTTTCATCCGCATGAATTAGTCCGTAAGCAACGTTCACTATTACGCCCGGAAATTATTTTTCATGTCGATGGCGTTGAAAGTTTCGAATTCGAGAAAAATCGTGTCCTCTGTGAAAGCGGCAAGCGCTACGATTATGAGTATCTGGTTATTTCTACCGGCTGTATTCCAGCGCCGGAACGCATTGAAGGCCTAAAAGAGGCGGGCGATCATTTTTACCAAACTAAAGCGGCGCAACAACTCGCGCAAAAGTTACGCACCATCCAGGAGGGCCGTATATTTATTACGGTTAATTTTCCTAAAACCCCTAATGTGCCTCACCAATGCGGCATTGCCCCTATCGAAACCACGTTAATGCTTGATGAATATTTACGTAAACGCGGCGTACGGGACCGGGTAGAGATTATTTACAGCTACCCCACCGTCTCTCAATTATTGCGCAATTGTTTGTTTTTACAGAAACCCACCTGCGATGTGTTGCCTACTATTTTCGATAGTAAAAATATTAAATATCAACGTGGCTTTACGTTAGATAAGGTCGATCCCGAAGCCAAAATAGCGTATTCGGAAGAAGGCAAATCTCAAGAATTCGATATTTTAATGGCCACGCCGCCTATCCGCGCGGTCGATGCCGTGATTAATTCAGGCAAGTCGCAAGCGCAAAATAATGAAGGCTGGCTACCGACCGACTTTGAAACCTTGAAAATGTACGGTACCGATAATGTCTATGTGATGGGCGATACCGTTGATTTGCCGGTGAGTAAAGCCGGTGGCACTTGTCATAACCAGTCACCTGTCATCGTGGAGAATATCGCCTCGGAAATTCGTCGTGGTTACACCTCGGCTATCTATGATGGCAAGGTACAGGCTATCGCTCAAATGGGATTGGAAGCCGGCATGCCGCTGTGGTACGACTATAAACATGATGTACAGGTCGCCCCGCCTACCAAGCTCGGGGGCTTAATGCGTAAAACGTTTAATCGCGGCATTTATTGGGCTGTTGCGCGTGGAATAGTTTGA
- a CDS encoding DUF1641 domain-containing protein, with protein sequence MITEELIMSEEIQLNTKVEKLMSATVLNDPATIDGIKNLIDKATPLVQAGRFNNIIDLLSLLSDNIEFLDEAALEKTAKVGEEILALGWTAGNAVRMANAQTEALEKPPGLFQLISSLNDPDVRRSLHFFIGTMRIIGRQMKND encoded by the coding sequence TTGATTACAGAGGAATTAATTATGTCTGAAGAAATACAGTTAAATACAAAAGTAGAAAAACTTATGTCGGCTACGGTCCTTAACGACCCGGCAACCATCGATGGCATTAAGAATCTAATCGATAAAGCCACCCCGTTAGTACAAGCCGGACGCTTTAACAACATCATCGATTTATTGTCGCTCCTCTCGGACAATATCGAATTTCTTGATGAAGCGGCGTTGGAAAAAACCGCTAAGGTGGGTGAGGAAATTTTAGCCTTGGGTTGGACAGCCGGTAATGCCGTGCGTATGGCAAACGCTCAAACCGAAGCATTAGAAAAGCCACCCGGTTTGTTTCAATTGATCAGCTCTCTAAACGACCCGGATGTTCGTCGTTCATTACATTTTTTTATCGGCACCATGCGGATTATTGGTCGGCAGATGAAAAATGATTAA
- a CDS encoding YncE family protein, with translation MKITRTLKKPLTALILLFPMLAQAEVLALVNYQSKPDQTPKREGLAIIDLDFNSDNFGKIVTDIPLPTDLVVHHIFYNKDVTKAYVASLGSNPLQVIDMTKQPYDLKTISVPECQVAEDLVFSGDKKRWYVTCMGSSNVIMGDAQTDKQIKVIAAAKTATSKKFISHPHGIGINDEINRIVIANTVHPTDFSDADETVTIIKAHSGKILSTHKMSEKASPSGSAPVEAVFLPKSNPTRLYINTMFGNTLWTGIWNSMSQNFSFSQIFDFNPLKQGVPLEIYFNHKLDKMYITTASPGYLNIFNIKNPAKPVLEKSIATAEGSHHVVFSPDERYAFVQNNLLNLPNMSDGSITVVDLQESTVKMTIDTFKNQGLNPNSIVMMPKWYHDNAH, from the coding sequence ATGAAAATAACTCGCACGTTAAAAAAACCGCTTACTGCTTTAATTTTATTGTTTCCAATGCTGGCGCAAGCTGAAGTTTTAGCGTTAGTTAATTATCAAAGTAAACCCGATCAAACGCCAAAGCGGGAAGGATTGGCGATTATTGATCTTGATTTCAACTCTGATAACTTTGGAAAAATTGTAACGGATATTCCATTACCCACAGATTTAGTGGTGCATCATATTTTTTATAATAAAGATGTAACTAAGGCCTATGTCGCTTCCTTGGGCAGTAACCCCTTGCAAGTAATAGATATGACAAAACAACCTTACGACCTTAAGACCATTTCTGTTCCTGAGTGCCAGGTAGCGGAAGACTTGGTCTTTTCAGGTGACAAAAAAAGATGGTATGTCACCTGTATGGGTTCTAGCAATGTCATTATGGGCGATGCACAAACAGATAAACAGATTAAAGTCATCGCCGCAGCCAAAACGGCGACAAGCAAAAAATTTATTAGCCATCCGCACGGTATTGGCATAAACGATGAAATTAATCGAATTGTAATTGCTAACACAGTGCACCCTACTGATTTCAGCGATGCAGATGAAACAGTAACGATCATTAAAGCCCATAGCGGTAAAATACTCTCTACACATAAAATGTCGGAAAAAGCATCGCCATCAGGCTCAGCCCCTGTTGAGGCGGTATTTTTACCTAAATCAAATCCGACACGGCTTTATATTAATACCATGTTTGGTAATACCTTGTGGACAGGCATTTGGAATAGCATGAGTCAAAACTTTAGTTTTTCACAAATTTTTGATTTTAACCCTTTAAAACAAGGCGTTCCTTTAGAAATTTACTTTAATCATAAACTTGACAAAATGTATATTACTACGGCAAGTCCAGGTTATTTAAATATTTTCAATATTAAAAATCCAGCTAAACCGGTACTTGAAAAGTCGATTGCAACGGCGGAGGGCTCGCATCATGTTGTTTTTTCTCCTGATGAACGATATGCCTTTGTGCAAAATAACCTTTTAAATCTACCCAATATGAGCGATGGTTCTATAACGGTAGTTGATTTGCAAGAATCGACCGTAAAAATGACGATTGATACTTTTAAAAATCAAGGCCTAAATCCAAACAGTATTGTCATGATGCCGAAATGGTATCATGACAACGCCCATTAG
- the lexA gene encoding transcriptional repressor LexA, producing MDALTRKQHEIIDFLLQNQQNFSQPLSLDKLCSALGLKSRGSLHRIVQDLIELGLIEPMDRKHRGVRLTEKAKQIAQANESDGNSLRYVGVIAAGKPIEAIETQEYMTIPHQIKTDNPCYVLKVKGNSMIEEGIYDGDWVIIEQRCHARNGEIVVALVDKTEATLKFIEQYPHETLLIPANSSMQAMHYQPAQVEIQGVLVGQMRSYRH from the coding sequence ATGGACGCCTTAACCCGCAAACAACACGAGATCATCGATTTTTTACTGCAAAATCAACAAAATTTCAGTCAGCCGCTCTCCTTGGATAAGTTATGTAGCGCGCTGGGTTTAAAGTCGCGCGGCTCTTTGCATCGTATCGTGCAAGATCTGATAGAGCTGGGTTTGATCGAACCGATGGACCGGAAACACCGCGGCGTGCGTTTGACGGAAAAAGCCAAACAAATCGCTCAGGCCAACGAGAGCGATGGCAATAGCTTGCGTTATGTCGGCGTGATCGCCGCCGGCAAGCCGATCGAAGCCATTGAAACTCAGGAATACATGACCATTCCCCACCAAATCAAAACCGACAATCCTTGCTATGTGCTAAAGGTGAAGGGGAATTCGATGATAGAAGAAGGTATTTACGATGGCGACTGGGTCATCATCGAACAACGTTGCCATGCTCGTAACGGTGAAATCGTGGTAGCGCTGGTGGACAAAACCGAAGCCACCTTGAAATTCATCGAGCAGTACCCGCACGAAACTTTGCTGATTCCCGCCAATTCCAGCATGCAAGCCATGCATTATCAGCCGGCACAAGTGGAAATACAGGGCGTGCTGGTCGGACAAATGCGTAGTTACCGGCACTAG